Genomic window (Paenibacillus sp. 37):
GCAAATACAGAATTGTATTACTACCAAACACAAATGTATTTTATGGTGGTGATACAGGGAATGTATCTACCATTATCGACCATAATGGATCACCCGTGAACTTCAAAACATTGCCTTTGAATTATTACCGAATTAACAATAATGTGATTGAAATGTCCCGGCAAAAGGACAATGTGGAATATATTTTGCGTGTTTCTATCGTTAATGCTACCTCACAAGGTGGGTACATGAAGGTTGAACTGGAAGCTATTAACCGAAGTGGAACGGCACTAAATTTGGGTGGAACATTTTATTGGGATACGATGGTGAATGGCAATGATGCTTCTCCATTTGAAGTCATTGAGAATGGATGGCGCAATTACAGCGGGGGTGTTCAGGTCACGGCTTTTTATGCAAATACGTACAATGTTGTGAATGCAGATCGCATATATATGGGTCAGTACAGCAGCCCAGACAGCGCCCAACTCACAGGAGGGTCTTCACCTTCAGCGTTCACTCCAGGCCAGACCGTTACGGCGAGTGATACAGCTGCACAATTTTGGTGGGACGCCAAGACAACAGCGAATCAGGCTTCACGTAAATTTTCAACCATTGTGGGGATTGGCCCCAAAAATGCTCCACCTTCATTTACCTTAACAGCACCCTCTTCGGGACAAACCTATTACAAAGGCGAGCAACTTCAGATCTCTGGTACAACGCGAGATACGGATGTAGGCGACCTGTTGACCGTGAAATGGTCCATTGATGGTGGGTCCGAGAACATTCTTACCCAGATGACCGCAACGGGTTCAAATCAGTCTTTCAACACCAATTACACATTGCCTGATACCCTGCCAGATGGCACACACACATTGCAAGTATGGGTCATGGATGACAAAGGTGGGGTGTCCTCCGCAGGAACCGTTAACTTTACGGTAAGAAGTTTTGTTGTGCCCGGAACGCCGACATATTCATTGGTTAATTCTAATAACTTGACGGTAAATTGGGATAAGAAGGCGAATGATGCATCCGTTACCTATGAACTGAAGAATATGACGACGAACCAGATCGTGGATACAGGTATGTCAAACAGTCGGCAAGTGACAGGGCTCACTCCGAATACCAGTTATTCTTTTGCCGTACGGGCCAAAAATTCAAGTGGTTCCTACACGGGTTACTCCAGTCCAGCTTCCAAGTATACACTGGCTAATCCACCTGCTGCGGCGGCTGTGACACAATCAGGCAACTCTGTCACAGCGAGCTGGAGTAATAATAGCAATCCTGACGGCACTCAGTACAAAACCGAAATACGCAGTCCAGGTGGGCAAGTTCTCGCAACGGGAACAACAACTTCCACTCGTACAACGTTTACCCTGACTGGACTCGCGGATGGAAAATATGAAGTATTTGTTGCGGCACTGAATGGAGAAGGGATACAGACCCCATTTATATCCGCTGGAGAGATGATGAAAGATACGACGGGCCCAACTGCTCCTTCTGTTACACTCACGCCATCCTCATGGACCAAGGAAGATGTTCTAGTCACGGTTGAAGAGGGAAAAGATGCCTTGAGCGGAACTCAAAAGACTGAAGTGAAAGTCGGTCTGGCAGGAGAATGGCGTGAATACAGTGCTGCGTTTACCGTAAGCAGCGAAGGCAACACAACGGTTATGGCACGCAGTATGGATGCATTTGGTAATACAGGACAGGAAACGGCTGTGACAGCCAGGGTAGATCGGACAGCACCAACGCCACCTGTCATCTCGTTGAATCCGCCCGAATGGACAAAAGCGGCAGTAATTGTGACATTAACAGAGGGTACGGACGCAGCAAGCGGCATTGGTCTGACACAGTATAAGCTAGGAAGCGAGGGAGAATGGATCGACTACAGGACCCCTTTTACACTCAGTGAAGAAGGGATAACCGAGATTTATGCACGAGGTGTTGATCGGGCTGCCAATGTCAGTGCTTCCACTTCGGCAACAGCCAAAATCGACAAGACTGGGCCTGAGCAACCAACGATAAGGTTAAGTGAAGAGAATTGGACGAATCAGGATGTAACTTTTGCAATAACCAGTGGTGAAGATGCAGGCAGCGGGCTTGCCAAGAGCCAATATCGACTGAGCGAAAAAGGTCCCTGGATCGATTACATGGGCGAAGTGAAGGTTACCGATGAGGGAGAAACGATCGTATATGCACGCTCACTTGACCATGTAGGCAATATAAGCACGCTTGCTCAGGCAAAGGTTAGAATCGACACGACAGCGCCAACCGAACCGATAATTAGTTTAAGTTCTGCTGGATGGAGTAACGAACATGTACAATTTACGATTGCTGGTAGTGTGGATGAACGAGCGATATCCTATGAATACAGCATGAATGACGGTCCGTATATGGCAGGAAATATGGGTACAGTAAGTACAAACGGGGCTACTACCATTCGGGCCAGAGCAAGGGATACCGTTGGCAATGTAAGCAAGGAGGTCAGTCGAATCGCCTATGTGGATCAGATGGCGCCAACCATTACATTTTCACCGAACGGACATGACTGGACAGACATGGATATGTCCACTACCATTCAGTATGCCGACGATCACTCAGGCATTCAGGAACTGGAACGATTTTATCAAATTACGAACAGTGCAGAATCACCGGATCATTGGCTTGAGGCACGCTCTGACGAGCATAAAATATCCATCGAATCGGAAGGCATATGGTACATCCATGCCAAAACCATGGACAGAGCAGGCAATACATATGAGACAACATCATCACCTTACCATGTTCAACGCAAGCCCGAGCAGCCGAAACATGTGAGAATGACACAGATCGCGGAGACATCAGCTGAACTTACAGTGGATTTGCCAACGGGGGAAAGATATACCGATGGATATCAGTATGAGATAACGAATAAAACGACAGGACAGTCATGGACACTGGATTATCCTAACCACAGTATAATCGATCACTCCCTAAGCGGTGGTCAGGTCTATGAATATGAAGTTAGAGTGAGAAACCACACCGGAGTAAGTGATGCAGTAAGCGCTCAAGTATTAACGATCCCGGCAGCTCCCGGAACGTTGCACGTTCGAAAAGTAGATTTCCAGCCCAATTTGGCCGAAATTCAATTTGATTCAGTAAGGGGAGCAGATGCTTACCGCATCATCGCTGCTACTTTGGACGGCTCCACCGTGTTTGATCAGACAGTATCTGACCCTGCCAACCTACCCTATATCAGTAACCTCGTCCCAGGAACCATGCATAACATCTCGGTCACGGCAATGAATGAAAGTGGGGCAGGCGGTAGTAGTAGAACCGGATTTCTCACACTGCCGGCAGTGCCCGGTGAATTCATGGCTGTTCAAATTCGGGAGCATGATATTTCATTAACATGGGAGACAGTGACTTCTGCAACGTATTATGGTCTTTCGCGTGATGGAACAGCCATATATGAAGGAGAACAGACGGAGTATCTGGACTCGGGTCTGGATAGCGGAACGGAGTACAGCTATACGTTAATTGCCGGAAATGAGACAGGAACAGGACCGTTGGCAGGATTACCCTTGCTCAAGACGTTACCTGGACAGGTGTCCGGCTTACAGGTATCAGATGCTTCTACAGCGAGCCTTCGTCTGAATTGGGAAGCAGTACGAGGAGCCGATCGTTATGAGTTATTGTTGAATGGAGAGAAGTCGGGAACGGTTCCTGCTGGAACCCAAGAATGGGTCTTTGCGGGACTGAGTTCAGGAACATCTTATCAACTGGATGTACAAGCAGTGAACGAAAGTGGACAAGGTATGCGCAGTTCGGTGTCAGGAACAACGCTACCCGAGAGTCCGTCGGGACTTCATGTTGTTCAAGTAACTGAACAGGGAGCGATCTTGAGCTGGGAGCCTGTAGTTGGGGCAATGAAATATGAGGTGGTCATCAATGGACAGAGCCATGAGATATCAGATACACAACTGTCAGTTCACCATCTGTCAAGCAGTCGTGAGTATACCTATGAAGTAAAGGCGGGCAATGCTGCCGGGTACGGTGCATCCACCCGTAGTACAATTCTTACGCTACCTGGCAGGCCGGAAGGACTGAATGTCACATGGACTGGTGAAACAAGTATGGGGCTTGCATGGCAAGCTGTAGATACGGCGAATCTCTATATTGTGAAAATCAATGGCATAGAAGTGGGCAGAACAACAGGACTGGCCTACACGGCTGATGAATTGTTGCCAGGTACAGAATACATGTTGGAAGTTCAGGCTGTGAATACTTCGGGTTCGGGTGAGACAGCGCAGCTCATCCGATTGTCCAAACCTGTGTCGCCTGACGAGATAATTGCAGACCCAGCAGTACATCGGGCAAAAGTTTCCTGGTCGGTCGTGGAAGGCGCCGCTGAATATGTGATTGAGCAGAAGGGCAAAGAGATCTATAGGGGAATTGAGAATGAAGCCACGATTACAGGGCTCCAGGATGGAACGTGGCATCATTATCAACTATGGGCGGTCAACAGACAGGGGACTCGTTCTGAAGCGACAGATGTATCGCTGCTGACTTTGCCTGAGAAACCCGCTAAGGTTGCCGTATATGATGTGGCCAAAAACAGCCTTGGTCTGGATTTCAGCAACACAGGTGTCCAAGGGGCAGATCAGTACGTCATTGAACGGGATGGGAGAGAGATTGCTCAAATGGATTCAACTGAAACCCAATTCGTGGACAAGGATCTGTCGCCAGGAACGAAATACACTTATGTGATTCGGGCAGTCAATGCGAGTGGAACGAGTGCTCCGCTTACTTTCAGTATAATGACTCAAACTTTGCCATTGGTTGCAGAAGGGATCACAGTGAACGCTGAAACACATAAGGTGGATCTGGCTTGGGAAGTTGTTAAGGGAGCGGCTGCCTATGAGATTCGCAATCGGGTAACGGGAGATGTGCAGAGCGTGTCTGAACCGTCTGTACATCTCAATAGTATGCTGGATGGTACAGCGTATGAACTCGAACTCATCGCGATTAATGAAGAGGGTCATCGGTCAGAGTCTATTCAGATTCAGGTTTTAACGAAACCTATATCCCCTCAGACGGCAGGCATAACACACATCACAGATCAGACTGCGGTGCTGGATCTGACTGGAAGCTCTACACGGGGAGCAGAGCAATTCATCATCATGCGGGATGACGTTGAAGTCGCTAAGGTTCCGGCAGATCAAAATTCATTTGAAGATCATGGTCTGACACCAGGAGAGCGTTACCTGTACACCATCAAAACATCGAATGCAACGGGTGAGAGTGATTCTGGTTTCGAAGTTCACGTGCGAACGTTGCCTGCGACCATTACTGAACCTTTACATGCAAGTATAATTGGGGAAAAAGAGGGATTAATCTCTTGGCCAAAGGTACAAGGTGCTGAGGGATATACCATATGGATCGGAGATCAGATGTTCACCACTATTGAAGAAGGGGATATTACCGAGGTGAGATTAACTCATCTGGAGAGTGCAACCCGATATGATCAGGTACAGATTATTCCTTATAATACGGCTGGTTCAGGAAGCCCAATGACCGTGACTCCTTTTTATACCTTGCCTCATGTTGATTCACTGGAAATGAAGATATACCCGGAGACAGACCATGCCAAATTGGAATGGGACTTCCCTTATGGGAACGAAACATTCGTTGTATTGCTGGATGGTACAGAAGTATACCGTGGCAAGCAAAAAGAGTTTATCGTTGATCAACTGGATGCAGGCAAGCAGTACCCGATTGAAATTTACACAGAGAATGATCAGGGAGATGTATCGGAGATGAAGGCGTATTCTGTCCTGACCAAGCCAGCAGCGCCTGCCAAAGTGGAGTATCATTCGGTGAAGGACCACATTCGTCTTCTATTGGAACAGAGCCGGGTTGAAGGTGCCGAGCAGTTCATCATTGAGCGTGACGGTGTGGAGGTTGCTCGTGTTCCTGCTGACGAAATGTTCTATGACGACAAGGAACTTGAACCGGGCGTGAACTACAGCTATACGGTCAAGACCATGAATGCTTCGGGCAGTAGTGATGGTGGTTATTACCTTCATGCAATGACTTTGCCCGGTAGTGCTGCCTCACCTCCTGTAATAGAGGGGCGTTCAACGCATGGTGCAGACATCGTATGGGAACTGATTCCTGGTGCTGCGGGTTATCGAGTCTATCGAAATGAAGAGCTTGTGGGAACAACAACGGAGACATCCATACATGTGACTGAATTGAACAGTGCCGAGCGTTATACTGACTTTGCAATCATTCCATATAATGAGGCAGGAGAGGGAGATGCGCTCCAGGTTCCGGAATTCGAGACGTTGCCTTCCGAAGATCTGACAGTAGCAGCCGTAGCGCAAGGCACTAATACGATTAAGCTAACTTGGGAACTGGATTCAATGAATGAGGTGATTGTAATCACCCATAAAGATCGTGAGATCTACCGTGGTACACAGCGCAGTTATGTATGGACAGGACTGAATGCCGAGCAGCATTATGAGGTGGTTGTATGGACGGAGAATTCGGCAGGTGAGAAAAGTGAAAGCAAACGGGCCGCAGCCATGACTTTTCCGTATCCACCATCCGCCTGGAGCGGTAGTGGTACAGCTTCAAATCCAGCAGATACTTCGGTAAAAGCCGATGAGGTGAGTTCACAACCTGAACCTTCTGATGAGCAACCTGAGTTACCTGCGAAAAAAAATATCAAATTTATTGATATCAGCCAAACCTTTAATAAGGATCAGATTACCTGGCTGGCGGAACAAAATATCATTCAAGGTGTAAGTGAAACTCGCTTCGAGCCACGCCGTCCGATTACGCGTGCAGAATTTACCGCATTAATCGTACGTCTGATGGGTGTGGATACAACGGTTAATGAACAACAACATGGATTTCAGGATGTGAGTGCTAAGGATTGGTTCGCTCCTGAGATTGGGGCAGCCGTTCACCATGAGATGGTTCAAGGTATGGGAAACGGTAAGTTCGCTCCGTATGCGCTGGTAACACGTGAACAGGCATCCAAGATCATAGCCAATGTGGTTCGTAAGATCAGACCGGAACCGCTGACTTCCCCAAGAGCGTTTACCGACCAGACTGATGTATCTGATTGGGCCAAAGAAGAAGTGCAGGAGCTTGCAGGTTTGTACATGATTACCGGATATGAAGACGGCAGCTTCCGTCCCATGCAGCACTTAAGCAGATCCGAAGCTGCAGCGCTGATCTTCCGTTTAAATAAGCTGATTCAAGTTATGAATGAGAAGCATACAGATCAAGTGGAGAAAGCGTCAGCGTTCGATCATCATATCTAGATTGAATTGATTCTTACAAGTGATACTTTAATCATCGGCAGTAACGACATTACCGCTTGATTGGTTTTTAATGTTATAATAGGTTGCCAATATGATAAAAAAGGGTAATGAACAATGGTGATGAATAATGAATAATAAATTTATCCGGATATATGAAGATATTGCAGATCGTATTCGGACTGGAGAGATTGAGGCAGGCACGCTGCTTCAATCGGAACTGGATCTATCGGAAAGTTATCAAACGTCTCGAGAGACTATTCGCAAAGCATTGAAAATGTTGTACGAAGAAGGTTATATTCAGAAGATTCAAGGCAAGGGCTCAATTGTACTGGACATACGCAAGATCGATTTTCCCATCTCAGGTCTGGTTAGCTTCAAGGAATTAGCCAAAAAAATGGGACATCGCGCTCAAACGTATGTGAAGGTTTTCGAGGAGCAACAAGTGGATCAGGCGTTGCACAAGAAAATTAACTTTGGTCTGAACGAACAGGTCTGGGAGATCAGACGTGTGCGCAAAGTGGATGGAGAGCATGTCATACTGGACAAAGATTACATTAGCCAGCGGCTTGTTCCTGGGCTCAGCAAAGAGATCTGTAATGATTCCATCTATCAGTACATTGAGCAAGAGCTGGGGCTTTCCATTTCGTTTGCCAAAAAAGAGATTTTGGTGGAAGAACCCACCGCTGAGGACAGGGAATTACTTGACCTTGAAGGTTTCCACAATGTAGTTGTGGTGAGGAGCCAAGTCTACCTGGAGGATGCCAGTCAATTTCAGTATACGGAGTCGAGGCATCGACCGGACAAGTTCAGATTTGTGGATTTTGCACGTCGCAGATAAGTTAATCAAGATCGATCAGAGAGTACCTTTCACTGCATTATTCAGTGGATAGGTACTCTCTTTGGTTATGTGGGAATCCGAAGATCGTCCATCAAGAACCGCTTAATGTCAATGTTCTTCCTGCATGTCGGAGCGTATGATCACAATATATACGAGGCCGAGGAGTGAGCGAATTGAATCACGTGACAGCAAAATCAAATGTTCGCATATGGGAAGAAACCAGAGATATTCCAACCTATGGTACAGGTAAACCGGACAAAAATCCGATGTTTCTTGAAAAGCGAATCTATCAGGGAAGTTCGGGTAAGGTGTACCCACATCCCGTGATCGACAGCATTGAAGATGAAGCAAAAATGAAGTCGTATCGATTAATTATTCTCGAAAATGAATATGTACGTATCGAGATGATGCCCGAACTGGGTG
Coding sequences:
- a CDS encoding fibronectin type III domain-containing protein, with amino-acid sequence MKKSGKRVKKQVKQLTKVVLAFALLSPQALLLEWGATMVMAETVETIGIVSDTSSMKAVQSSKVKVEMNSDGKYRIVLLPNTNVFYGGDTGNVSTIIDHNGSPVNFKTLPLNYYRINNNVIEMSRQKDNVEYILRVSIVNATSQGGYMKVELEAINRSGTALNLGGTFYWDTMVNGNDASPFEVIENGWRNYSGGVQVTAFYANTYNVVNADRIYMGQYSSPDSAQLTGGSSPSAFTPGQTVTASDTAAQFWWDAKTTANQASRKFSTIVGIGPKNAPPSFTLTAPSSGQTYYKGEQLQISGTTRDTDVGDLLTVKWSIDGGSENILTQMTATGSNQSFNTNYTLPDTLPDGTHTLQVWVMDDKGGVSSAGTVNFTVRSFVVPGTPTYSLVNSNNLTVNWDKKANDASVTYELKNMTTNQIVDTGMSNSRQVTGLTPNTSYSFAVRAKNSSGSYTGYSSPASKYTLANPPAAAAVTQSGNSVTASWSNNSNPDGTQYKTEIRSPGGQVLATGTTTSTRTTFTLTGLADGKYEVFVAALNGEGIQTPFISAGEMMKDTTGPTAPSVTLTPSSWTKEDVLVTVEEGKDALSGTQKTEVKVGLAGEWREYSAAFTVSSEGNTTVMARSMDAFGNTGQETAVTARVDRTAPTPPVISLNPPEWTKAAVIVTLTEGTDAASGIGLTQYKLGSEGEWIDYRTPFTLSEEGITEIYARGVDRAANVSASTSATAKIDKTGPEQPTIRLSEENWTNQDVTFAITSGEDAGSGLAKSQYRLSEKGPWIDYMGEVKVTDEGETIVYARSLDHVGNISTLAQAKVRIDTTAPTEPIISLSSAGWSNEHVQFTIAGSVDERAISYEYSMNDGPYMAGNMGTVSTNGATTIRARARDTVGNVSKEVSRIAYVDQMAPTITFSPNGHDWTDMDMSTTIQYADDHSGIQELERFYQITNSAESPDHWLEARSDEHKISIESEGIWYIHAKTMDRAGNTYETTSSPYHVQRKPEQPKHVRMTQIAETSAELTVDLPTGERYTDGYQYEITNKTTGQSWTLDYPNHSIIDHSLSGGQVYEYEVRVRNHTGVSDAVSAQVLTIPAAPGTLHVRKVDFQPNLAEIQFDSVRGADAYRIIAATLDGSTVFDQTVSDPANLPYISNLVPGTMHNISVTAMNESGAGGSSRTGFLTLPAVPGEFMAVQIREHDISLTWETVTSATYYGLSRDGTAIYEGEQTEYLDSGLDSGTEYSYTLIAGNETGTGPLAGLPLLKTLPGQVSGLQVSDASTASLRLNWEAVRGADRYELLLNGEKSGTVPAGTQEWVFAGLSSGTSYQLDVQAVNESGQGMRSSVSGTTLPESPSGLHVVQVTEQGAILSWEPVVGAMKYEVVINGQSHEISDTQLSVHHLSSSREYTYEVKAGNAAGYGASTRSTILTLPGRPEGLNVTWTGETSMGLAWQAVDTANLYIVKINGIEVGRTTGLAYTADELLPGTEYMLEVQAVNTSGSGETAQLIRLSKPVSPDEIIADPAVHRAKVSWSVVEGAAEYVIEQKGKEIYRGIENEATITGLQDGTWHHYQLWAVNRQGTRSEATDVSLLTLPEKPAKVAVYDVAKNSLGLDFSNTGVQGADQYVIERDGREIAQMDSTETQFVDKDLSPGTKYTYVIRAVNASGTSAPLTFSIMTQTLPLVAEGITVNAETHKVDLAWEVVKGAAAYEIRNRVTGDVQSVSEPSVHLNSMLDGTAYELELIAINEEGHRSESIQIQVLTKPISPQTAGITHITDQTAVLDLTGSSTRGAEQFIIMRDDVEVAKVPADQNSFEDHGLTPGERYLYTIKTSNATGESDSGFEVHVRTLPATITEPLHASIIGEKEGLISWPKVQGAEGYTIWIGDQMFTTIEEGDITEVRLTHLESATRYDQVQIIPYNTAGSGSPMTVTPFYTLPHVDSLEMKIYPETDHAKLEWDFPYGNETFVVLLDGTEVYRGKQKEFIVDQLDAGKQYPIEIYTENDQGDVSEMKAYSVLTKPAAPAKVEYHSVKDHIRLLLEQSRVEGAEQFIIERDGVEVARVPADEMFYDDKELEPGVNYSYTVKTMNASGSSDGGYYLHAMTLPGSAASPPVIEGRSTHGADIVWELIPGAAGYRVYRNEELVGTTTETSIHVTELNSAERYTDFAIIPYNEAGEGDALQVPEFETLPSEDLTVAAVAQGTNTIKLTWELDSMNEVIVITHKDREIYRGTQRSYVWTGLNAEQHYEVVVWTENSAGEKSESKRAAAMTFPYPPSAWSGSGTASNPADTSVKADEVSSQPEPSDEQPELPAKKNIKFIDISQTFNKDQITWLAEQNIIQGVSETRFEPRRPITRAEFTALIVRLMGVDTTVNEQQHGFQDVSAKDWFAPEIGAAVHHEMVQGMGNGKFAPYALVTREQASKIIANVVRKIRPEPLTSPRAFTDQTDVSDWAKEEVQELAGLYMITGYEDGSFRPMQHLSRSEAAALIFRLNKLIQVMNEKHTDQVEKASAFDHHI
- the treR gene encoding trehalose operon repressor, yielding MNNKFIRIYEDIADRIRTGEIEAGTLLQSELDLSESYQTSRETIRKALKMLYEEGYIQKIQGKGSIVLDIRKIDFPISGLVSFKELAKKMGHRAQTYVKVFEEQQVDQALHKKINFGLNEQVWEIRRVRKVDGEHVILDKDYISQRLVPGLSKEICNDSIYQYIEQELGLSISFAKKEILVEEPTAEDRELLDLEGFHNVVVVRSQVYLEDASQFQYTESRHRPDKFRFVDFARRR